A stretch of Triticum aestivum cultivar Chinese Spring chromosome 1D, IWGSC CS RefSeq v2.1, whole genome shotgun sequence DNA encodes these proteins:
- the LOC123182020 gene encoding NADH-ubiquinone oxidoreductase chain 1-like, which yields MAFVQRRKGPDVVGSFGLLQPLADGLKLILKEPISPSSANFSLFRMAPVATFMLSLVAWAVVPFDYGMVLSDPNIGLLYLFAISSLGVYGIIIAGWSSKTGGGRSVAYDIRTNWSKMGLCRRC from the coding sequence ATGGCTTTTGTGCAACGTCGAAAGGGTCCTGATGTAGTGGGATCGTTCGGATTGTTACAACCTCTAGCAGATGGTTTGAAATTGATTCTAAAAGAACCTATTTCACCAAGTAGTGCTAATTTCTCCCTTTTTAGAATGGCTCCAGTGGCTACATTTATGTTAAGTCTGGTCGCTTGGGCCGTTGTACCTTTTGATTATGGTATGGTATTGTCAGATCCGAACATAGGGCTACTTTATTTGTTTGCCATATCTTCGCTAGGTGTTTATGGAATAATTATAGCAGGTTGGTCTAGTAAGACGGGGGGCGGCCGTTCGGTCGCCTATGATATACGGACCAATTGGTCAAAAATGGGTTTGTGCCGCAGGTGTTGA